A window from Neoarius graeffei isolate fNeoGra1 chromosome 14, fNeoGra1.pri, whole genome shotgun sequence encodes these proteins:
- the LOC132898089 gene encoding 5'(3')-deoxyribonucleotidase, mitochondrial-like: protein MMAFQVRRKTARLLRLRDSALSLSASPRRSCGGMVPATRLRVLVDMDGVIADFEGGFLKKYRQRYPNDPYVSLEERRGFWVSTQYGELRGDLCDKAISIWESKNFFMELEPLPGSVEAVKKMAKMKNTDVFICTSPIKHYAHCPYEKYAWVERHLGPEFLDKVILTRDKTIVSGDILIDDKPDILGVEPSPSWEHVLFTACHNKHLPASTTQRRLLSWADDWRGLLESKR from the exons ATGATGGCGTTCCAGGTGCGGAGGAAGACTGCACGGCTGCTGCGGCTCAGAGACTCcgcgctctctctgtctgctTCTCCGCGCAGGAGCTGTGGGGGAATGGTCCCCGCCACCAGACTGCGCGTCCTAGTCGACATGGACGGCGTTATTGCGGATTTTGAGGGGGGATTTTTAAAGAAATACAGACAGAGATACCCGAATGATCCGTACGTCAGCCTGGAGGAGCGCAGAGGCTTTTGGGTGTCCACTCAGTACGGAGAGCTGAGAGGAGACCTGTGT GATAAAGCCATCAGCATTTGGGAGTCCAAGaacttcttcatggagctcgaaccTCTGCCAGGAAGTGTGGAGGCTGTGAAGAAGATGGCCAAGATGAAGAA TACAGATGTCTTCATTTGCACCAGTCCAATTAAACACTATGCCCACTGTCCATACGAAAAG TATGCGTGGGTAGAGAGGCACCTGGGCCCCGAGTTCTTGGATAAAGTTATTTTGACCAGGGACAAGACAATAGTGAGTGGAGACATCCTCATTGATGACAAGCCGGACATCCTTG GTGTGGAGCCCAGTCCATCCTGGGAACATGTTCTTTTCACTGCCTGCCACAACAAGCACTTGCCTGCGAGCACCACCCAGAGGCGCCTCCTGTCTTGGGCTGATGACTGGAGGGGCCTCTTGGAGAGCAAGCGCTAG